The Candidatus Nanopelagicus abundans genome includes a region encoding these proteins:
- the def gene encoding peptide deformylase: MAIQPIRLFGDPVLVTPASEVVNFDKELRQLVADLTQTMQAAPGAGLAAPQIGVPLRVFVWDINDEIGHLINPSLDLSAEIQDGEEGCLSFPNLVYDTPRAFKAVAKGFNMHGDPVVIEGTELLARCLQHETDHLDGVLFIDRMNSEQRKLAMKEIRESEWFGVATEGGKSPIVKVSPHTTFGLGL, from the coding sequence ATGGCAATTCAACCAATTAGATTATTTGGCGACCCAGTATTGGTTACCCCAGCAAGTGAGGTAGTTAATTTTGATAAAGAACTACGTCAATTAGTCGCTGATTTAACTCAAACAATGCAGGCAGCGCCTGGAGCTGGGTTGGCTGCTCCACAAATTGGTGTACCACTTCGGGTATTTGTCTGGGATATAAATGATGAAATAGGTCATCTTATTAACCCCTCACTTGATCTAAGCGCGGAGATTCAAGATGGCGAAGAAGGATGTTTATCATTTCCAAATTTAGTTTACGATACACCTCGAGCATTTAAAGCAGTTGCAAAAGGTTTTAATATGCACGGCGATCCAGTTGTCATCGAAGGCACAGAGCTTTTGGCAAGATGCTTACAACATGAAACTGATCACTTAGATGGTGTTCTATTTATTGATCGAATGAACTCTGAGCAGCGAAAACTAGCAATGAAAGAAATAAGAGAGTCGGAATGGTTTGGTGTTGCCACTGAGGGTGGAAAATCACCAATAGTAAAAGTTTCCCCCCATACAACATTTGGTTTAGGTCTTTAA
- the fmt gene encoding methionyl-tRNA formyltransferase, with the protein MKLLVASSSPVAKPLITALIASNKHEFGGLITNPDKATGRGMQIEANELALWASSEKISISKPESNNDLKSLLLSAKTDLVITIAYGKLIPQDLLQLPKYGWINVHFSKLPKWRGAAPVQWAILSGDKTSGITVFQLDKGMDTGPTYLTHEIDINPMERSDELLDRLSVIGADLAIKTVDLISQNVPPSPQSDTDASLAPKFKKSDGKLDWSMQIDQILNQYRALAANPGVWTMLGDLRLKIDGLRISYGMEKIAPCSVAIEGEKLFIGAANGVIEIEKLTPAGRNQMSAGEFIRGLTNREGLSVG; encoded by the coding sequence TTGAAATTATTAGTTGCTTCATCATCTCCGGTGGCCAAGCCGCTCATCACTGCATTAATTGCTAGTAATAAACATGAGTTTGGTGGATTAATAACTAATCCAGATAAAGCCACGGGTCGTGGCATGCAAATTGAGGCTAATGAGCTGGCACTTTGGGCATCTTCAGAAAAGATTTCTATAAGTAAACCAGAATCAAATAATGATTTAAAGTCTCTTCTTTTGTCAGCAAAGACCGATCTAGTAATAACAATTGCCTATGGAAAATTAATTCCCCAGGATCTTTTGCAACTACCAAAATATGGCTGGATAAATGTTCATTTTTCTAAGCTTCCAAAATGGCGAGGAGCAGCACCAGTTCAATGGGCAATTCTTTCAGGTGATAAAACTAGTGGAATAACAGTTTTCCAACTTGATAAGGGTATGGACACAGGTCCAACTTATTTAACTCATGAGATTGACATTAATCCAATGGAAAGATCTGATGAGTTGTTAGATCGGTTGAGTGTAATAGGTGCTGATCTTGCAATAAAAACAGTTGATCTAATTTCTCAAAATGTGCCACCTTCACCACAATCAGATACAGACGCGTCACTTGCACCAAAATTTAAAAAGAGCGATGGAAAACTTGATTGGAGTATGCAAATTGACCAAATTTTAAATCAATATAGAGCATTAGCCGCCAATCCAGGGGTCTGGACGATGCTTGGTGATTTACGGCTAAAGATTGATGGACTACGAATTTCCTATGGGATGGAAAAAATTGCACCATGTTCTGTTGCTATTGAAGGTGAAAAACTATTTATTGGAGCAGCAAATGGAGTTATTGAAATTGAAAAGTTAACTCCAGCAGGCCGTAATCAAATGAGTGCAGGGGAGTTTATTAGAGGACTTACAAATCGGGAAGGTTTATCAGTTGGGTAA
- a CDS encoding RsmB/NOP family class I SAM-dependent RNA methyltransferase, with translation MGKPNPSQSRLVAYELVYQVNRDGAYANIRLPELLSKSKMEKADKAFTTELSYGTLRMQGRHDYIATKYIDRKFSEVDPKIQDLLRIGIHQITQMRVADHAAVSETVEVAKLVAGESKASYVNAVLRKVTASSNDLVELSNLPNLERLSISYSHPEWIISSFYDQLKDWAEVEKLLAANNLPAAPDIVAWPGKSSTTELVQLGATQIPGFSNAANLDGIPSEFDPIIQRRAGVQDRGSQIVVENFLTTATIGQSWLDMCAGPGGKAAYLFHSLSQKDTTATFLANEPIPHRAELVKRVVNNQQVVSFDATDPDNFSSTFDRILVDAPCTGLGALRRRPEARWRKSINDLKELVTLQRNLLTSAYKLLNPNGIIAYVTCSPHIAETKGQVLDFLARHKDMSILPLSTLADAHKQGVLKDGTMQLWTHQDQSDGMFMVLFKKVG, from the coding sequence TTGGGTAAGCCAAATCCAAGCCAATCTAGGTTAGTAGCTTATGAATTGGTTTATCAGGTAAATCGTGATGGGGCATATGCAAATATAAGATTGCCCGAATTACTTTCAAAATCTAAGATGGAGAAAGCTGATAAGGCATTTACTACCGAATTATCATATGGAACATTACGCATGCAGGGAAGACATGACTACATCGCAACAAAGTATATTGATAGGAAATTTTCTGAAGTCGATCCAAAGATTCAAGATTTGCTGCGGATTGGAATTCACCAAATTACCCAAATGCGAGTGGCAGATCATGCTGCTGTCTCTGAAACGGTTGAAGTTGCAAAACTAGTTGCAGGAGAATCAAAAGCATCTTACGTAAACGCAGTTTTAAGAAAAGTAACAGCATCTAGTAATGACTTAGTCGAATTATCTAATTTGCCTAACTTAGAGAGGCTTTCGATTTCGTATTCACATCCAGAATGGATCATTTCTTCATTCTATGATCAACTTAAGGATTGGGCAGAGGTTGAAAAACTATTAGCTGCTAATAATCTTCCAGCAGCTCCCGATATAGTTGCTTGGCCTGGCAAGTCATCAACTACTGAGTTAGTTCAACTAGGAGCTACCCAAATTCCTGGGTTTAGTAATGCCGCAAATTTAGATGGCATACCATCGGAGTTTGATCCAATAATTCAACGCAGAGCAGGTGTGCAAGATCGTGGATCACAAATTGTTGTTGAAAATTTTCTAACAACTGCAACTATTGGTCAATCTTGGCTAGATATGTGTGCTGGGCCTGGTGGCAAAGCTGCATATCTTTTTCACTCCCTTTCTCAGAAAGATACAACCGCAACATTTTTAGCTAATGAGCCAATTCCACATCGTGCAGAACTAGTTAAAAGGGTAGTTAATAATCAGCAAGTAGTTAGTTTTGATGCAACAGATCCAGATAACTTTTCTTCAACCTTTGATCGGATATTAGTTGATGCCCCATGCACAGGACTAGGTGCACTTCGTAGAAGACCTGAGGCCAGATGGCGGAAAAGCATAAATGATTTAAAAGAATTAGTTACCTTACAGCGAAATCTTTTAACTAGCGCATACAAATTACTAAATCCAAATGGGATAATCGCATATGTAACTTGCTCACCTCATATTGCTGAGACAAAAGGTCAGGTTCTTGATTTTCTAGCTCGCCACAAAGATATGAGCATTCTGCCGTTAAGCACTCTGGCTGATGCTCACAAACAAGGGGTGCTTAAAGATGGAACAATGCAACTTTGGACACACCAAGACCAATCTGATGGAATGTTTATGGTCTTATTCAAAAAGGTGGGTTAA
- the rpe gene encoding ribulose-phosphate 3-epimerase, with amino-acid sequence MGSDGRILINPSILNANFDDLENEISKVSAVSDAIHLDIMDNKFVPNFTFDFKRAIEIIEFSKLPIDAHLMIEDPDTIAPKYAQSGCKSVSFHFEAAKNCRQTIADIKSNGAKVGIAIKPATPLSAIEEFIDEIDMLVVMTVEPGFGGQTFMSDQMLKVSQARSKINSSKGEPVILQVDGGISLSTIAEAALAGANCFVAGSAVYKDANPAQIVTKLRELAKNSFNI; translated from the coding sequence ATGGGAAGTGATGGAAGAATCTTAATTAATCCAAGTATTCTTAACGCTAATTTTGATGATTTGGAAAATGAAATAAGTAAAGTATCCGCAGTCTCTGATGCTATTCATCTTGACATAATGGATAATAAATTTGTCCCAAACTTTACTTTTGACTTCAAGCGGGCGATAGAAATAATTGAGTTTTCAAAATTACCAATAGATGCTCATTTAATGATTGAAGACCCAGATACTATTGCACCTAAATACGCCCAATCGGGTTGTAAATCTGTTTCATTTCACTTTGAAGCCGCTAAAAACTGCCGCCAAACAATCGCAGATATCAAGTCAAATGGTGCAAAAGTAGGAATTGCAATTAAACCGGCTACGCCATTATCTGCAATTGAGGAATTTATAGATGAAATTGATATGTTGGTAGTTATGACTGTTGAACCAGGTTTTGGGGGCCAAACTTTTATGAGTGATCAGATGTTAAAAGTTTCACAAGCTAGATCAAAAATTAATTCAAGCAAGGGTGAGCCAGTGATACTGCAGGTAGATGGTGGTATATCCCTTTCAACTATTGCAGAAGCTGCTTTAGCTGGAGCTAACTGCTTTGTTGCTGGTAGTGCAGTTTATAAGGATGCAAATCCCGCACAAATAGTTACCAAACTACGTGAGTTAGCAAAAAATAGTTTTAATATTTAA
- the serB gene encoding phosphoserine phosphatase SerB, which translates to MPNKNTSAFTGLILVSGEDRPGITEKLMSLLSEFSISILDIEQLVIRGRLILTVLIGLNESHAAAVAADLELLEKEVGLDIAIDFTPEQNHPEVSSNLHVVIISDALKPKSVAVVAAELSKINANITAIRRTSTNPLTAIEIDIYCPDKSIKEVQKLLAVVAISHKIDLAVEQGSGMRSAKRLVMLDMDSTLIAQEVIDLLAAKAGMAKEVSAITEKAMAGEMDFTQSLQARVSLLTGLNESMLSAVRSEITLTQGAEKLIQTLHLKGHKVGVVSGGFIDVIEPILKELKIDFYKANKLEIIDGKLTGKLEGVIIDRSAKLDALITFAKNEGIPMSQTVAIGDGANDLDMIQAAGLGIAFNAKAKVAAAAATTISGSDLSAVLLLMGLSD; encoded by the coding sequence ATGCCGAATAAAAATACCTCAGCCTTTACCGGGCTAATTCTAGTCTCAGGCGAAGATAGACCTGGAATTACCGAAAAGTTGATGTCTTTGCTGTCAGAGTTTTCAATTTCAATTCTAGATATCGAGCAACTAGTAATTCGAGGCCGCCTTATTTTGACAGTTTTAATTGGCTTAAATGAATCTCATGCCGCAGCAGTTGCCGCAGATTTAGAGTTACTTGAAAAAGAAGTAGGACTTGATATTGCAATTGACTTCACTCCTGAGCAAAATCATCCAGAGGTATCTTCAAACCTACATGTTGTAATTATCTCTGATGCTCTGAAACCAAAATCAGTTGCTGTAGTCGCTGCTGAGCTTTCAAAGATTAATGCAAATATAACTGCAATCAGGCGAACCTCGACTAATCCGTTGACAGCGATTGAAATTGATATTTATTGTCCAGATAAATCAATTAAAGAAGTTCAAAAGTTACTAGCTGTAGTTGCTATATCTCATAAGATAGATCTAGCTGTGGAGCAAGGTAGTGGTATGCGAAGTGCTAAAAGATTAGTGATGCTTGACATGGATTCAACACTTATTGCGCAGGAAGTAATTGACTTACTCGCTGCAAAAGCAGGTATGGCTAAGGAAGTTTCAGCGATTACTGAAAAGGCGATGGCTGGTGAAATGGATTTTACCCAATCACTGCAAGCGCGAGTTTCATTACTTACCGGGCTAAATGAATCTATGCTTTCAGCGGTTAGAAGTGAAATCACTTTGACGCAAGGGGCTGAAAAATTAATTCAAACACTCCATTTAAAGGGCCATAAGGTGGGAGTTGTATCGGGTGGATTTATAGATGTAATTGAACCAATTCTAAAAGAGTTAAAAATTGACTTCTATAAAGCTAATAAATTAGAGATTATTGATGGAAAACTAACTGGAAAACTTGAGGGTGTAATCATTGATAGGTCTGCAAAATTAGATGCATTAATTACTTTTGCAAAAAATGAGGGAATTCCGATGTCTCAGACTGTCGCAATCGGAGATGGCGCAAATGATTTGGATATGATTCAAGCAGCTGGTCTTGGTATTGCATTTAATGCAAAGGCTAAGGTTGCAGCGGCGGCGGCCACCACAATTAGTGGATCAGATCTTTCTGCAGTGCTGCTACTAATGGGATTATCAGATTAA
- a CDS encoding ABC transporter ATP-binding protein, with the protein MSAILELSDISVRRGDRVILGPLNWQVLEGERWVILGPNGAGKTTLLQICSSLIHPTTGEINILGEKLGKVDVFELRTRIGLTSSALVEQLPPDELVMDVVLTAAYAMLGRWQEKYDLWDESRAMALLTALGVRELGERLFGSLSEGEKKRVQIARALMADPELLLLDEPASSLDLGGREDLLRRIESLSKDPLAPATVIVTHHIEEIPVGTTHALLLREGAVVAQGEVASVITDQNLTQAYGLAITVQNEGGRFFARAR; encoded by the coding sequence ATGAGCGCAATATTGGAGTTATCAGATATCAGCGTGCGCAGAGGTGATCGCGTAATTCTCGGTCCTCTTAATTGGCAAGTGCTTGAAGGTGAGCGTTGGGTTATTTTGGGTCCAAATGGGGCGGGGAAAACAACTCTTCTACAAATTTGTTCATCCTTAATTCACCCGACCACTGGTGAGATAAATATTTTAGGGGAGAAACTGGGAAAGGTAGATGTTTTTGAATTGCGAACAAGAATTGGATTAACCTCTTCAGCATTAGTTGAGCAACTCCCACCGGATGAGTTAGTTATGGATGTGGTACTAACTGCAGCTTATGCAATGCTTGGAAGATGGCAAGAAAAATATGACTTATGGGATGAATCAAGAGCCATGGCACTGTTAACTGCGTTAGGCGTACGCGAGTTAGGTGAGCGCTTATTTGGTTCCCTAAGTGAAGGTGAGAAAAAGCGAGTACAAATTGCTAGAGCATTAATGGCAGACCCTGAGTTATTACTCCTTGATGAGCCAGCCTCATCATTAGATCTTGGAGGCAGGGAGGATCTGCTTAGAAGAATCGAATCACTTTCTAAAGATCCTTTAGCTCCGGCAACAGTTATTGTCACCCACCATATTGAAGAGATTCCTGTTGGAACTACGCATGCATTGTTACTGCGCGAAGGTGCTGTAGTAGCACAAGGGGAGGTGGCATCGGTAATAACTGATCAAAATCTAACTCAGGCTTATGGGCTGGCCATAACTGTTCAAAATGAAGGTGGTCGGTTCTTCGCTCGTGCTCGTTAA
- a CDS encoding uracil-DNA glycosylase, with product MLVNLAALLPKPWHDLIDLKLLKDISKKLTDDFIPSKDSIFRCLELEPSEVKVVILGQDPYPNPTHAMGLAFSVNSSIKPLPASLNNIFKELDSDLGIKRSNGDLSEWASQGVLLLNRSLTVIPKLSDSHSDIGWHEFTEVVIRVVAARGAIGVLWGKQAQDLGKLFNQLDQFSSPHPSPLSAYRGFFGSKPFSKVNNRLIEKGLTPIKW from the coding sequence GTGCTCGTTAACTTAGCAGCACTACTTCCTAAACCTTGGCATGACCTAATTGATTTAAAGCTTTTAAAAGATATCTCAAAAAAATTAACAGATGATTTTATTCCTTCTAAAGATAGTATTTTCAGATGTTTAGAGTTAGAACCTAGTGAGGTAAAAGTTGTAATACTTGGCCAGGATCCTTATCCAAACCCAACCCATGCAATGGGGTTAGCCTTTTCAGTAAATAGCTCAATTAAACCCCTACCAGCCTCATTAAATAATATTTTTAAAGAATTGGATTCTGACTTAGGTATTAAGAGAAGTAATGGCGATCTAAGTGAATGGGCTTCCCAGGGCGTGCTATTACTTAATCGATCCCTGACTGTAATTCCAAAACTCTCTGACTCACACTCTGATATTGGCTGGCATGAATTTACTGAAGTGGTTATAAGAGTAGTTGCAGCAAGGGGAGCGATTGGAGTTTTATGGGGAAAGCAAGCACAGGATCTAGGTAAATTATTTAACCAATTAGATCAGTTTTCTTCACCACACCCAAGCCCACTTTCAGCTTATCGAGGGTTTTTCGGTTCTAAGCCTTTTAGTAAAGTTAATAATAGATTGATAGAAAAAGGTTTAACTCCCATTAAATGGTAA
- a CDS encoding NCS2 family permease, whose translation MLDSFFKISQRGSTVGREIRGGVVTFFTMAYIVALNPLIIGLAKDADGKYIGGGDAPNLALVAAATALIAGVMTILMGVVANFPLAIATGLGLNTFVAVGIASKMSWADAMGLVVLEGIIILILVLTGFRIAVFKAVPSQLKIAISVGIGLFIALIGLVDAGFVRRTGAGPVPVTLGDNGNLVGWPVVVFAFGLFLMIGLTVKKVKGALLIGIVTSTALAIAVESAFKIGPLFNGATGAVNPKGWNLNVPAMPEAIAATPKFDIIGDFNILGGFDRISLVAALLLVFTLLLADFFDTMGTMTAIGKQAGLVDRDGNVEGAERILLVDSIAAAAGGAGSVSSNTSYIESAAGVGEGAKTGLASVVTGVLFLLTTFLAPLVAVIPYEAATPALIIVGFLMMTQIKGIDWDDFGIAIPAFLIIILMPFTYNISVGIGAGFVSYVVIRLFQGRTKEIHPLMWLVSGLFMVYFLQSPINIWTA comes from the coding sequence ATGCTTGATAGCTTCTTTAAAATCAGTCAGCGTGGCTCAACCGTAGGTCGGGAAATTCGTGGCGGAGTCGTCACATTTTTCACAATGGCATACATAGTTGCGCTAAATCCACTCATCATCGGTCTTGCGAAAGATGCTGATGGTAAATACATAGGCGGAGGCGATGCTCCTAATCTTGCATTAGTTGCAGCTGCTACCGCTCTTATTGCTGGCGTTATGACCATCCTGATGGGCGTAGTCGCTAACTTTCCATTAGCCATAGCAACCGGCTTAGGTTTAAATACCTTTGTTGCAGTTGGTATTGCATCCAAAATGAGTTGGGCAGATGCCATGGGACTTGTAGTCCTTGAAGGCATAATTATTTTAATTCTGGTACTAACTGGATTCCGTATTGCGGTATTCAAAGCTGTACCAAGCCAATTAAAGATCGCTATCTCAGTAGGTATTGGCTTATTCATAGCCCTTATCGGACTAGTTGATGCTGGTTTCGTTCGTAGAACCGGAGCTGGTCCAGTACCTGTAACTCTAGGCGATAACGGAAACCTTGTAGGTTGGCCAGTTGTTGTCTTTGCATTTGGTTTGTTCTTAATGATCGGCCTTACTGTTAAGAAGGTTAAAGGTGCACTTCTAATTGGAATTGTTACCTCAACCGCTCTTGCAATAGCTGTTGAATCTGCTTTCAAGATTGGTCCACTATTTAACGGAGCAACAGGAGCAGTAAATCCAAAGGGTTGGAACTTAAACGTACCTGCAATGCCTGAAGCGATTGCTGCTACTCCTAAGTTTGACATCATTGGTGATTTCAATATTTTAGGTGGATTTGATCGAATCTCACTAGTCGCTGCACTTCTTCTAGTATTTACATTATTACTAGCGGACTTCTTTGACACCATGGGAACGATGACTGCGATTGGTAAGCAAGCTGGCTTAGTAGACCGTGATGGAAATGTAGAAGGTGCTGAGCGCATCCTTCTAGTTGACTCAATCGCAGCTGCTGCTGGCGGTGCTGGTTCAGTTTCATCTAATACTTCATACATTGAATCAGCTGCCGGTGTTGGCGAAGGTGCCAAGACTGGTCTTGCTTCAGTTGTAACCGGAGTTCTATTCCTGCTCACTACATTCCTAGCTCCACTAGTTGCAGTGATTCCTTACGAGGCTGCAACTCCTGCTCTAATCATCGTTGGCTTCTTAATGATGACTCAGATTAAGGGAATTGATTGGGATGATTTTGGAATCGCTATTCCGGCATTTTTAATCATTATCTTGATGCCATTTACTTACAATATTTCTGTAGGTATCGGAGCAGGATTTGTTTCATATGTTGTAATTAGACTATTCCAGGGTCGCACTAAGGAAATTCATCCTTTGATGTGGCTCGTTTCTGGTCTATTTATGGTTTACTTCTTGCAATCACCAATTAATATTTGGACTGCATAA
- a CDS encoding YczE/YyaS/YitT family protein, translating to MNKASDSEKPANKFVQMLRPSRTIPITPWRADSTWSIGSGSKHIQRIFILIFGLFIFGIGDSLLIITGLGNAPWSVLAQGISLNTPLSIGEATFFISLTVLALWIPLRQKPGLGTLANIIVIAAAIEIGLAFIPEVNNLALKYFYIFFGIALVGVGSALYITCGLGTGPRDGLMTGLHYRTGIRVGRVRLGIELIALIIGALLGGTVGIGTALFALLIGQSVAISLGVVDRLTVK from the coding sequence GTGAATAAGGCATCAGATAGCGAAAAACCTGCAAATAAGTTTGTACAGATGCTACGACCTTCACGCACAATTCCAATTACTCCCTGGCGTGCGGATTCAACTTGGTCAATTGGTAGCGGAAGTAAGCATATTCAAAGAATTTTTATTCTAATTTTTGGACTATTCATATTTGGAATAGGTGATTCACTTCTTATAATCACCGGACTTGGTAATGCACCCTGGTCAGTACTAGCTCAAGGTATATCTTTAAATACCCCACTTAGTATTGGAGAAGCGACTTTCTTTATCTCTCTAACTGTACTAGCGCTTTGGATTCCACTTAGACAAAAACCAGGATTAGGCACCTTGGCAAACATTATTGTGATTGCAGCAGCGATTGAAATCGGATTAGCTTTTATACCAGAGGTTAATAATTTAGCTTTGAAATATTTTTACATATTTTTTGGAATTGCACTTGTTGGAGTTGGATCTGCTTTATACATTACCTGCGGATTAGGCACTGGCCCACGAGATGGCCTTATGACCGGTTTGCACTATAGGACCGGGATACGAGTTGGCAGGGTAAGGCTAGGCATTGAATTAATTGCGCTAATCATTGGAGCCCTCCTAGGAGGCACAGTTGGAATCGGAACCGCCCTATTTGCGCTCCTAATCGGGCAATCAGTAGCCATTTCTTTAGGTGTCGTAGACCGTCTTACCGTCAAGTAG
- a CDS encoding undecaprenyl-diphosphate phosphatase has translation MDFTYGQAIIIGFIQGITELFPISSLGHAILIPAWIGGSFREFISEENQSYLLITIAMHLASSVALFLVFRKRWIGLISGSFKAVATRNYQSTPFRVLSYIVIATIPVGVLGLVFADYFQSIFGNPAYSALFLTLNGLLLIGAERLSRSNVAHEFHDSDAEIDHRVNAKTALAIGFGQSLALFAGISRFGVTMSAGLIRKLSHSVASDFAFLLSLPVIIGASIIKLPELFTTDAKDLLGQILVGSIISFIATYFSVTFLVRWFKTKTLYPFAFYCLFAGIISFIRFA, from the coding sequence TTGGATTTTACATACGGTCAAGCAATCATAATTGGCTTTATTCAGGGAATAACTGAACTTTTTCCTATTTCAAGTCTTGGGCACGCAATATTAATTCCAGCCTGGATAGGCGGTTCATTTCGAGAATTTATAAGTGAAGAAAATCAATCATATTTATTAATCACTATCGCTATGCATTTAGCAAGTTCTGTTGCATTATTTCTAGTATTCCGTAAACGTTGGATTGGGCTGATAAGCGGAAGTTTTAAAGCAGTTGCTACAAGAAACTATCAAAGCACTCCATTTAGAGTTCTTAGCTATATTGTTATCGCCACAATTCCGGTTGGAGTTTTAGGATTAGTTTTCGCAGATTATTTTCAAAGTATTTTTGGCAATCCCGCATACTCTGCGTTATTTCTAACTCTAAATGGCCTTCTACTTATTGGCGCAGAAAGATTATCCAGATCCAATGTAGCTCATGAGTTTCATGACTCTGATGCTGAAATTGATCACCGTGTAAATGCCAAAACAGCACTAGCAATTGGCTTTGGCCAAAGCCTGGCGCTCTTTGCCGGTATTAGTCGATTTGGCGTAACAATGAGTGCTGGATTAATAAGAAAACTCAGTCACTCAGTTGCCTCAGATTTTGCATTTTTGCTTTCATTACCTGTCATCATCGGAGCATCGATTATTAAACTACCTGAGCTATTTACAACCGATGCCAAGGATTTGCTCGGTCAAATTTTAGTCGGTTCAATTATTTCATTCATCGCTACTTATTTCAGTGTCACGTTTTTGGTCCGTTGGTTTAAAACTAAAACGCTGTACCCATTTGCTTTTTACTGTTTATTTGCTGGAATTATTTCTTTTATAAGGTTTGCCTAG